A region from the Paraurantiacibacter namhicola genome encodes:
- the guaA gene encoding glutamine-hydrolyzing GMP synthase → MDQDHLPDSILIVDFGSQVTQLIARRVREAGVYSEIAPYSKAVEAFERMNPKGIILSGGPASVNDEDPPLAPEAFYEAGLPILGICYGQQVMTHQLGGKVLSHDMGEFGRAFVEVKSDCTLFDGMWQVGEKHQVWMSHGDKVVELADGFTPVGTSDGAPFAVTCNEAKRFYGIQFHPEVVHTPDGAKLIANFVRHVCGLAGDWTMAEYRETKVAEIREQVGVGEHGGKVICGLSGGVDSSVAAILIHEAIGDQLTCVFVDHGLLRMNEREQVETLFRDHYNIPLVVVDAEERFMAGLAGVTDPEKKRKFIGGEFIAVFEEEAKKLGGADFLAQGTLYPDVIESVSFTGGPSVTIKSHHNVGGLPERMNMKLVEPLRELFKDEVRELGRELGLNDQFVGRHPFPGPGLAIRIPGEVDKARCDILRKADAIYLEEIRNAGLYDAIWQAFAVLLPVKTVGVMGDHRTYDSVCALRAVTSTDGMTADVYPFDAQFLTNVATRIVNEVKGINRVVYDYTSKPPGTIEWE, encoded by the coding sequence ATGGACCAAGATCATCTCCCCGATTCCATCCTCATCGTCGATTTCGGCAGCCAGGTGACGCAGCTGATCGCGCGCCGCGTGCGCGAGGCGGGCGTCTATTCCGAAATCGCCCCTTACTCGAAAGCTGTGGAGGCATTCGAGCGGATGAATCCCAAGGGCATCATCCTGTCCGGCGGCCCCGCCAGCGTGAATGACGAGGACCCGCCGCTGGCGCCCGAAGCCTTTTACGAGGCCGGCCTGCCGATCCTGGGCATCTGCTATGGCCAGCAGGTGATGACGCACCAGCTGGGCGGCAAGGTGCTGAGCCACGACATGGGCGAGTTCGGCCGCGCCTTCGTGGAAGTGAAGAGCGACTGCACCCTGTTCGACGGCATGTGGCAGGTGGGCGAGAAGCACCAGGTGTGGATGAGCCACGGCGACAAGGTGGTGGAGCTGGCCGATGGCTTCACGCCGGTCGGCACCAGCGACGGCGCGCCTTTCGCGGTTACCTGTAACGAGGCGAAGCGCTTCTACGGCATCCAGTTCCACCCCGAAGTGGTCCACACGCCTGATGGCGCGAAACTGATCGCCAATTTCGTGCGCCATGTCTGCGGCCTCGCGGGCGACTGGACCATGGCCGAATATCGCGAGACCAAGGTCGCCGAGATCCGCGAGCAGGTGGGCGTTGGGGAGCATGGGGGCAAGGTTATCTGCGGCCTGTCCGGCGGGGTCGACAGCTCCGTCGCTGCCATCCTGATCCACGAGGCGATCGGCGACCAGCTGACCTGCGTCTTCGTCGATCACGGCCTCCTGCGCATGAACGAGCGCGAACAGGTAGAGACGCTGTTCCGCGACCATTACAACATCCCGCTCGTGGTGGTGGACGCGGAGGAACGCTTCATGGCGGGGCTCGCTGGCGTCACCGACCCGGAAAAGAAGCGCAAGTTCATCGGCGGCGAATTCATCGCCGTGTTCGAGGAAGAGGCGAAGAAGCTGGGCGGGGCGGATTTCCTCGCGCAGGGCACGCTCTATCCCGACGTGATCGAATCGGTTTCGTTTACGGGCGGCCCGAGTGTCACGATCAAGAGCCACCACAATGTCGGCGGCCTGCCCGAACGCATGAATATGAAGCTGGTCGAGCCCTTGCGCGAGCTGTTCAAGGACGAAGTGCGCGAGCTGGGCCGCGAGCTCGGCCTCAACGACCAGTTCGTGGGCCGCCACCCCTTCCCCGGCCCCGGCCTAGCCATCCGCATACCGGGCGAGGTGGACAAGGCGCGCTGCGACATCCTGCGCAAGGCCGACGCGATCTACCTCGAGGAAATCCGTAATGCGGGCCTCTACGACGCGATCTGGCAGGCCTTTGCCGTGTTGCTGCCGGTCAAGACCGTGGGCGTGATGGGTGACCACCGCACCTACGACAGCGTCTGTGCCTTACGCGCCGTGACCAGCACCGACGGCATGACGGCGGACGTCTATCCCTTCGACGCGCAGTTCCTGACCAATGTGGCAACCCGCATCGTGAACGAGGTGAAGGGCATCAACCGCGTGGTCTACGACTACACCAGCAAGCCGCCAGGGACGATTGAGTGGGAGTGA
- a CDS encoding L-serine ammonia-lyase, translating into MLSVLDIFRIGIGPSSSHTVGPMRIGAMFLRALAKRGKLGRTQRVAVELQGSLALTGVGHGTVDASVLGLAGFEPEETCPDEAAATLAAIRESGRLKLGGRREIAFDIAADIDLAGHIIPALHPNGMKLAAYDADGECLISRTYYSTGGGFVASEAQLKRKPKDDRVATGTSVPHDFASAADLLAACEATGKSIADIVLANEDAMRPREETLAGIDLIAQAMDRCIDRGLRQRGILPGGLKVARRAPDLWDKLSGNPQSNEREQLFDWLNCYAMAVNEENAAGGRVVTAPTNGAAGIIPAVIRFYCQTSDEQPCTQSRRTFLLTAGAIGLLYKQRASISGAEMGCQGEVGVACSMAAGGLAALWSGSPMQVACAAEIGMEHNLGLTCDPVGGLVQVPCIERNAIGAVKAVNAARLALHRTGTDSCVSLDQVIETMRQTGLDMSSKYKETSQGGLAVNVIEC; encoded by the coding sequence ATGCTTTCGGTTCTCGACATCTTCAGGATCGGGATTGGCCCCTCATCCTCCCACACGGTTGGGCCCATGCGCATCGGGGCGATGTTCCTGCGCGCGCTGGCAAAGCGCGGGAAGCTGGGCCGCACGCAGCGTGTGGCGGTGGAGCTGCAGGGCTCGCTTGCGCTTACCGGCGTGGGTCATGGCACGGTGGATGCCAGCGTGCTGGGCCTTGCCGGCTTCGAGCCGGAGGAAACCTGCCCGGACGAGGCTGCCGCCACGCTCGCCGCCATCCGCGAAAGCGGCCGGCTGAAGCTGGGCGGGCGGCGCGAGATCGCTTTCGACATCGCGGCGGACATTGACCTTGCCGGGCACATCATCCCGGCGCTGCATCCCAATGGCATGAAGCTGGCGGCTTACGATGCCGATGGCGAATGCCTGATTTCGCGCACCTATTATTCGACCGGCGGCGGCTTCGTCGCATCCGAGGCGCAGCTGAAGCGCAAGCCGAAGGACGACCGCGTGGCCACCGGCACCAGCGTGCCGCACGATTTCGCCTCTGCCGCCGATCTGCTTGCCGCCTGCGAGGCCACCGGCAAGTCCATCGCCGACATCGTGCTGGCGAATGAGGACGCGATGCGCCCGCGCGAGGAGACGCTGGCGGGCATCGACCTGATCGCGCAGGCCATGGACCGCTGTATCGACCGCGGCCTGCGCCAGCGCGGTATCCTGCCCGGCGGCCTGAAAGTGGCCCGCCGCGCGCCGGACCTGTGGGACAAGCTGTCAGGCAATCCGCAATCGAACGAGCGCGAGCAACTGTTCGACTGGCTCAATTGCTATGCCATGGCGGTGAATGAGGAGAATGCCGCAGGGGGCCGCGTGGTCACTGCGCCAACCAATGGCGCGGCCGGCATCATTCCCGCTGTCATCCGATTCTATTGCCAGACGAGCGACGAGCAGCCCTGCACGCAGAGCCGCCGCACGTTCCTGCTCACAGCCGGGGCCATCGGCCTGCTTTACAAGCAGCGCGCGAGCATCTCGGGCGCGGAGATGGGCTGCCAGGGCGAGGTTGGCGTGGCCTGTTCCATGGCCGCGGGCGGTCTCGCCGCATTATGGTCCGGCAGCCCCATGCAGGTCGCCTGCGCGGCGGAAATCGGCATGGAGCACAATCTGGGCCTCACCTGCGATCCGGTGGGCGGCCTGGTGCAGGTTCCCTGTATCGAGCGCAACGCCATCGGCGCGGTGAAGGCCGTGAACGCCGCGCGGCTGGCGCTGCATCGCACCGGCACCGACAGCTGCGTCAGCCTGGACCAGGTGATCGAGACGATGCGCCAGACCGGGCTCGACATGTCCAGCAAGTACAAGGAAACCAGCCAGGGCGGGCTGGCGGTGAACGTCATCGAGTGCTGA